Proteins from a genomic interval of Patescibacteria group bacterium:
- the prfA gene encoding peptide chain release factor 1 — translation MPVQEKINQLQQRYHELEKSLQDPAVFGDVKKLRDTSVEFDELKSKISLFDKYASIDQALSEAKQTMTDGDAELANLAKDEVDRLTSEKDILEKQIQISLIPPDPQDLKDTIVEIRAGAGGDEAGLFAVELFQMYSQYAASKGWHISIISSSRTGIGGFKEVIFEITGQKVYSSMKYESGVHRVQRVPETEKAGRVHTSTVTVAVMPAAEAVDIKIDPNDLRIDVFRSGGHGGQSVNTTDSAVRITYLPTGMIVVCQDEKSQHKNKAKAFKVLQSRLLAMKLEADRQKNSSMRRSQIGTGDRSEKIRTYNIPQDRITDHRIKQSWGNIHKILAGDLEPVITAIRAADYNERLQNL, via the coding sequence ATGCCAGTTCAGGAAAAAATTAATCAGCTGCAACAACGTTATCACGAACTGGAGAAAAGTTTACAAGATCCAGCCGTATTTGGTGATGTTAAAAAATTACGCGACACCTCAGTTGAATTTGATGAGCTAAAATCAAAAATCAGTTTATTTGATAAATATGCTTCGATCGACCAAGCATTGTCTGAAGCTAAGCAAACGATGACTGATGGAGACGCCGAACTGGCCAATTTAGCCAAAGACGAAGTTGATCGTCTCACAAGTGAAAAAGACATCTTAGAAAAACAGATTCAAATTTCTTTAATTCCACCCGACCCGCAGGATTTAAAAGATACCATTGTGGAAATACGCGCTGGCGCCGGTGGTGATGAAGCCGGTTTATTTGCGGTGGAATTATTCCAGATGTATTCACAATATGCCGCCAGCAAAGGTTGGCACATTAGTATTATCAGTTCCAGCCGTACCGGCATTGGTGGTTTTAAAGAAGTTATTTTTGAAATAACCGGGCAAAAAGTTTATTCGAGTATGAAATATGAATCCGGCGTCCACCGCGTGCAACGTGTACCGGAAACAGAAAAAGCCGGCCGGGTGCATACTTCAACCGTCACAGTGGCAGTGATGCCAGCCGCTGAAGCAGTGGATATAAAAATCGATCCGAATGATTTGCGCATTGATGTGTTTCGCTCCGGTGGTCATGGTGGGCAAAGTGTGAACACCACTGATTCAGCCGTGCGCATCACCTATCTACCAACCGGCATGATTGTGGTTTGTCAGGATGAAAAATCTCAACACAAAAATAAAGCCAAAGCCTTTAAAGTTTTACAATCGCGCTTATTGGCCATGAAATTAGAAGCCGATCGTCAAAAAAATAGTTCGATGCGCCGCTCACAAATTGGCACCGGTGATCGCTCGGAAAAAATTCGTACCTATAATATTCCGCAAGATCGTATTACCGATCATCGTATCAAACAAAGTTGGGGTAATATCCATAAAATTCTCGCCGGTGACCTGGAACCAGTTATCACCGCCATTCGTGCAGCCGATTACAACGAACGCTTACAAAACCTGTGA
- a CDS encoding helix-turn-helix transcriptional regulator — protein sequence MTKINKELLKGSSDILVLSVLSVDPLYGYEIAKRIKAQSDDVLAMGEGTLYPLLHRLEQAGFLESFWKEFSGRKRKYYGLTVRGQKVLSDKTVEWKAFTSAMNAVVS from the coding sequence ATGACAAAAATCAACAAAGAATTACTAAAGGGCTCATCGGATATATTAGTGTTATCTGTCTTATCGGTTGATCCATTATATGGTTATGAAATTGCCAAACGCATCAAGGCCCAAAGCGATGATGTGCTGGCCATGGGTGAAGGCACGTTGTATCCCCTGTTGCACAGGTTGGAACAAGCTGGATTTTTAGAATCCTTTTGGAAAGAATTCAGTGGCCGCAAACGCAAGTATTATGGTTTAACCGTCCGCGGTCAAAAAGTGTTATCTGATAAAACTGTTGAATGGAAGGCGTTTACTTCAGCCATGAATGCGGTGGTTAGTTAA
- the prmC gene encoding peptide chain release factor N(5)-glutamine methyltransferase, with amino-acid sequence MSLHELDILLCHVLNKPKEFIYSHPNYPLTKQQNKILNQSIKRRLRGEPIAYILGEKEFYGLNFLVNKHVLIPRPDTETLIDVVLPQLKPHELVCDIGTGSGIIAITLKKHFPSGQLLATDISQPALTVAKINAKKHHTKIQFYTSDVLNHIPKKYLYKIDWLICNAPYLTKKEAAKKSLAYEPQVALTPTGSTISIIKNLLEQAPEYLSPHGKIVLEIGYNQTHTVKRFAKNIFPHSTITVHQDLGGFDRVVVIDKK; translated from the coding sequence GTGTCATTACATGAATTGGATATATTATTATGTCATGTTTTAAATAAACCAAAAGAATTTATTTACAGCCACCCAAATTACCCTTTAACAAAACAACAAAATAAGATTCTAAATCAATCTATAAAAAGACGACTACGCGGCGAACCGATCGCATATATTTTAGGTGAGAAAGAATTCTATGGTTTGAATTTTTTAGTGAACAAACACGTTTTAATCCCCCGCCCGGATACGGAAACTTTAATCGATGTTGTCTTACCCCAATTAAAACCCCACGAACTGGTTTGTGACATCGGCACTGGTTCCGGCATCATTGCTATTACTCTCAAGAAACATTTCCCTAGCGGCCAGCTACTAGCGACTGATATCTCCCAACCAGCCTTAACTGTGGCTAAAATAAACGCCAAAAAACATCATACTAAAATACAGTTTTATACAAGCGATGTTCTAAACCATATACCCAAAAAATATCTCTATAAAATTGATTGGCTAATCTGTAACGCACCCTATCTCACCAAAAAAGAAGCGGCCAAAAAAAGTTTAGCCTATGAACCACAAGTAGCCCTGACTCCGACTGGTTCAACTATTAGTATTATAAAAAACTTATTAGAACAAGCCCCCGAGTATTTATCACCGCATGGTAAAATTGTTTTAGAAATCGGTTACAATCAAACTCATACCGTTAAACGATTTGCCAAAAATATTTTTCCCCATAGCACAATTACTGTACACCAAGATTTAGGTGGTTTTGATCGCGTAGTGGTGATTGACAAAAAGTAA
- the rpsB gene encoding 30S ribosomal protein S2: MSQAATGVNTSVQAMLEAGMHFGHRPSKKHPKMDKFIFGIRQGINIINLESSQQQLETILPLIEDMAAQNKTILFLGTKRQAKAVIKTTAERIGTPYVVERWLGGLMTNFPHVSRLMKRLTQLKTEKEQGIWQERRYTKKEQLMLEREIEDLTSEVGGIEHMIKLPDAMFVVDCKKEKTAIKEANRLKIPVIAMVDTNVNPDKVQYPIPANDDGVKSITYVVEQVSTAIERGRAKIEKEVTPA, translated from the coding sequence ATGTCTCAAGCCGCCACTGGCGTAAATACCTCAGTGCAAGCCATGCTCGAAGCTGGTATGCATTTTGGTCATCGCCCATCGAAAAAACATCCTAAAATGGACAAGTTCATTTTTGGTATCAGACAAGGTATTAACATTATCAACCTGGAGAGTTCACAACAGCAACTGGAAACCATTTTGCCGTTGATTGAAGACATGGCCGCGCAGAATAAAACCATTTTATTCTTGGGCACCAAGCGCCAAGCCAAAGCTGTGATTAAAACCACCGCCGAAAGAATTGGTACACCCTATGTAGTTGAACGCTGGTTAGGTGGTTTAATGACTAATTTTCCACATGTCAGCCGTTTAATGAAACGGTTAACTCAGCTTAAAACTGAAAAAGAGCAGGGTATCTGGCAGGAACGACGTTATACCAAAAAGGAACAGCTCATGTTGGAACGTGAGATTGAAGATTTAACCAGTGAGGTAGGTGGTATTGAGCACATGATAAAATTACCCGACGCCATGTTTGTAGTCGATTGTAAGAAAGAAAAAACCGCTATTAAAGAAGCTAATCGTTTAAAAATTCCTGTGATTGCCATGGTTGATACCAATGTTAATCCGGATAAAGTGCAGTATCCTATTCCGGCGAATGATGATGGTGTAAAATCCATTACTTATGTAGTAGAACAAGTATCGACTGCGATTGAGCGGGGTCGAGCAAAAATTGAAAAAGAAGTAACACCAGCATAA
- a CDS encoding helix-turn-helix transcriptional regulator yields the protein MEAMLIPANSKEVVNPEKWYYIGWLTHPVQYRRPQTQKELAEYLHVHPATLTRWKGEPFVRQTVLKLIARHTVNKLPEVLDCLYAKAMEGSPVHIRMFMEYSTRIAQNDDSIDDTEAQVETSKDHLESKYGPAVEEGSWSPNDWMQQLARITERKTSHPHNVPSPQS from the coding sequence ATGGAAGCAATGTTAATTCCTGCTAATTCTAAAGAGGTCGTAAACCCAGAAAAATGGTATTACATCGGCTGGCTCACTCATCCAGTTCAATATCGACGGCCTCAAACTCAAAAGGAACTAGCGGAATACCTCCACGTACATCCGGCGACCTTAACACGCTGGAAAGGCGAACCATTTGTGCGTCAGACAGTCTTAAAATTGATCGCGCGTCATACCGTCAATAAGCTCCCTGAAGTACTGGATTGTCTTTATGCTAAGGCTATGGAGGGTAGCCCAGTACACATCCGAATGTTCATGGAATACTCAACTCGCATAGCTCAGAACGATGATTCAATTGATGACACAGAGGCGCAGGTTGAAACCAGCAAAGATCACCTAGAATCGAAGTATGGGCCAGCAGTAGAAGAAGGGTCGTGGTCACCTAACGACTGGATGCAACAATTGGCACGTATTACAGAGCGTAAGACGAGCCATCCTCATAATGTACCTTCACCACAGTCGTAG
- a CDS encoding tetratricopeptide repeat protein, protein MTWLYYVIPSLLAVVSAGVVIYIYIRVFPKASALDLEAMPTHRQQQRKASLVEERLRRKVSTLRLSLAAFFKPIVQVLTKIFAALFKSLTNLEQRYRQAAKGIVSHDADTTATVGTVTKYIQDGTVFLEQGKLGEAENKFIAAIGLDARAIDAYRGLANVYEGMNDLTHAVATLQFLVRVNPKDEPTYLKLSQLLSKEHKYEDALEAVEQALELGPNNPKNLDAAIELTILNKLKYKAQGTLDALKKVNPDNQKLLKYQEQIDAM, encoded by the coding sequence ATGACGTGGTTATACTACGTCATTCCTAGTCTACTGGCCGTTGTGTCCGCCGGAGTGGTTATTTATATTTATATTCGCGTGTTTCCAAAAGCGTCGGCACTAGATTTAGAAGCCATGCCCACACATCGGCAGCAACAACGCAAAGCCAGTTTGGTGGAGGAACGTTTACGGCGTAAAGTCTCCACCCTACGTTTGAGTTTAGCGGCTTTTTTCAAACCAATTGTTCAAGTGTTAACCAAGATTTTCGCTGCCCTCTTTAAAAGTTTGACCAATTTGGAGCAGCGTTATCGCCAAGCCGCCAAAGGGATAGTTAGTCATGATGCCGACACAACCGCAACAGTTGGAACGGTTACCAAGTATATCCAAGATGGCACCGTGTTTTTAGAACAAGGCAAACTCGGTGAAGCCGAAAATAAATTTATTGCCGCCATTGGTTTAGATGCCCGCGCCATTGATGCCTATCGAGGTCTGGCCAATGTTTACGAAGGCATGAATGATTTAACCCATGCCGTGGCGACCTTGCAGTTTTTAGTGCGGGTTAACCCAAAGGATGAGCCAACCTATTTAAAATTGAGCCAGCTATTATCTAAAGAGCACAAGTATGAAGATGCACTAGAGGCAGTTGAGCAAGCGTTGGAGCTTGGTCCCAATAACCCGAAGAATCTTGATGCCGCCATTGAGTTGACGATTTTGAATAAATTGAAGTATAAAGCCCAGGGGACATTGGATGCTTTGAAAAAAGTTAATCCGGATAATCAGAAATTACTCAAGTATCAGGAGCAGATCGATGCGATGTAA
- the tsf gene encoding translation elongation factor Ts — translation MAIDTTLIAKLREQTGAGVLDAKKALNEANNDYDKAVELLRKRGQKVAAKKVDRVASEGLVEAYVHGQGRVGVLVRVNCETDFVARTDSFKQLAHQLAMHIAAFDPTYIARADVPAEIVAKEKDVHTTVLAKEGKPANVVEKILEGKMTKFYSEVCFLEQPFVMDDKKSVQDIITEKIAELGENIQVSAFKRISL, via the coding sequence ATGGCTATAGACACTACATTAATTGCAAAATTACGTGAGCAAACTGGTGCCGGTGTGTTAGATGCAAAAAAAGCGTTAAACGAGGCGAACAATGATTATGATAAAGCCGTTGAGTTATTACGCAAACGTGGCCAAAAAGTGGCGGCAAAAAAAGTTGATCGCGTAGCGAGTGAAGGTTTAGTGGAAGCGTACGTGCATGGTCAAGGTCGCGTAGGAGTTTTAGTGCGAGTTAATTGTGAAACAGATTTCGTGGCGCGCACTGATAGCTTCAAACAATTAGCCCACCAGTTAGCCATGCATATTGCCGCCTTTGATCCGACTTATATTGCTCGCGCGGATGTACCGGCTGAAATTGTAGCGAAAGAAAAAGATGTCCATACCACCGTGTTGGCCAAAGAAGGTAAACCAGCCAATGTGGTTGAAAAAATCCTGGAAGGTAAAATGACCAAATTCTATAGTGAAGTGTGTTTTTTAGAACAACCATTTGTAATGGATGATAAAAAATCGGTGCAAGATATTATCACTGAAAAGATTGCTGAATTGGGTGAAAATATTCAGGTGTCGGCCTTTAAGCGCATAAGTTTGTAA
- a CDS encoding tyrosine-type recombinase/integrase, with translation MDIREVHKQFCEYQSTMKNYRFDTIDTYQSSLKIFLKLMPEVTQIEEVTPELAERFFYLGRTIRHWKPITFVSYHKGLNVFYKWAQKNHIVEVNPFEKIEKPRLEKKLPTRLTKQEAKNLLETVRCHKWFNPFLKARNYAIFSMFLYCGLRKGELLRLQMTDVDLANLTVSIHQGKGNKDRIVPMPYQLRPILNTYLAERTRMNKTCEYFYVSFNDNRPLSIHGFEHMIDLVKKASGIKFYPHMLRHTFATLMLEGGCDIYALSKMMGHNDIKTTTIYLSASVEHMRSQMVKHPLNI, from the coding sequence ATGGATATACGCGAAGTCCACAAACAGTTCTGCGAGTACCAATCAACCATGAAGAACTATCGTTTCGATACGATAGATACCTATCAGTCTTCATTGAAGATTTTTCTTAAGTTAATGCCAGAAGTAACGCAAATTGAAGAAGTCACGCCAGAGCTAGCTGAGCGGTTCTTTTATTTAGGCCGAACCATACGCCACTGGAAGCCGATCACCTTTGTGTCCTACCATAAGGGTTTGAACGTGTTTTACAAATGGGCACAGAAAAACCATATCGTTGAGGTTAACCCATTTGAGAAGATTGAAAAGCCTAGGTTAGAAAAGAAATTGCCCACACGCCTCACGAAACAAGAAGCTAAGAACTTGCTCGAAACAGTTCGTTGCCATAAGTGGTTCAATCCATTTTTGAAAGCCCGTAACTATGCAATCTTCTCTATGTTCTTGTACTGTGGTTTACGGAAAGGCGAGTTACTACGCTTACAAATGACTGATGTTGATCTGGCTAACTTAACGGTTTCAATTCATCAAGGTAAGGGGAATAAGGATCGTATTGTGCCAATGCCATACCAGTTAAGACCTATACTCAACACTTACCTAGCTGAGCGTACCCGAATGAACAAGACCTGCGAGTATTTTTACGTTTCGTTCAACGACAATAGACCGTTGTCGATTCATGGGTTTGAACACATGATTGACTTAGTAAAGAAGGCTAGTGGTATCAAATTTTACCCGCACATGCTGCGTCACACCTTTGCTACGTTAATGCTTGAAGGTGGGTGTGATATTTATGCCCTTTCTAAGATGATGGGACATAATGATATTAAGACGACAACAATCTACCTATCGGCTTCAGTTGAGCATATGAGGAGTCAGATGGTGAAACACCCCCTGAATATATGA